The following are encoded in a window of Chloroflexia bacterium SDU3-3 genomic DNA:
- a CDS encoding GAF domain-containing protein — MPRNDALIRITQAIETAATLDELLLLSLNELNQFLDLSRSAVLLLDKQRSGQIVCEFPPSASLPAAVDLLPGGPLETALQQRHVVTIDAAKGEDVASALAPYLRQRGVSYAEVLPLISQDMAIGLLVLSPASQARGFSEDAVGFTRLLSSQLAAAIVAFRITEQARRRDDELSTLNDIAVTVTSTLDAHEVYAFVVQKLNQYFRVDAGSLLLINEAQRTLDFVMTVEGGEERLAGLSVPLGSGVVGYVAATGQSAIVADVANDPRFYRNISESLGYVTKSILCVPMMAKGRVIGVIELLNKLDGPFTDEDEQRLTRMAAFIGVAIENARLFRQVMDGRDRLQAILNSTADGIVLTTLDDEILSANPMVADLLGVPEAELLGRSLGALKAELRERAHETTTHTWQNDEGDDQTTTEYELGGVRRRFIRHFTLPVRHDDGSIYAQLELFRDVTQEKELEQLRDDYTGMLVHDLRAPLTSIMNGIMMVSRGLGGPVSDQQRELLGIAHQGSQTMLGLINTLLDIAKMEEGRMTLDLEPISPYALLDQAAERLSVSAQSHSVVVEQQVSIGIPPIEADHDKVVRVLQNLLDNALKFSPNGSVVTLGAQVIADGQPSDPMPVRIPQPEGRWLVLWVQDRGPGIPAAFHERIFEKFGQVRGRKVRGTGLGLTFCKLAVEAHQGQIWLESREGEGSIFAFVLPYAQS, encoded by the coding sequence ATGCCACGAAACGATGCCCTCATCCGCATCACCCAGGCGATCGAGACCGCGGCCACGCTCGACGAGCTGCTGCTGCTCTCGCTGAATGAGCTGAACCAGTTCCTCGACCTGTCGCGCAGCGCCGTGCTGCTGCTCGACAAGCAGCGGAGCGGGCAGATCGTCTGCGAATTTCCGCCGTCGGCCAGCCTGCCCGCCGCCGTCGACCTGCTGCCCGGCGGCCCGCTTGAGACCGCGCTGCAGCAGCGGCACGTGGTGACGATCGACGCCGCCAAGGGCGAGGATGTGGCCAGCGCGCTCGCGCCCTACCTGCGCCAGCGCGGCGTGAGCTACGCCGAGGTGCTGCCGCTGATCTCGCAGGACATGGCGATCGGCCTGCTGGTGCTCAGCCCGGCATCGCAGGCGCGCGGCTTCTCCGAGGATGCGGTCGGCTTCACGCGGCTGCTCTCCAGCCAGCTGGCCGCCGCCATCGTGGCCTTTCGGATCACCGAGCAGGCCCGCCGCCGCGACGACGAGCTTTCCACCCTGAACGATATCGCCGTCACCGTCACATCCACGCTGGATGCGCACGAGGTCTACGCCTTCGTGGTGCAGAAGCTCAACCAGTACTTCCGGGTGGATGCCGGCTCGCTGCTGCTGATCAACGAGGCCCAGCGCACGCTAGATTTTGTGATGACAGTGGAGGGCGGCGAGGAGCGGCTGGCCGGGCTGTCGGTGCCGCTCGGCTCGGGCGTGGTGGGCTATGTGGCGGCCACCGGGCAGAGCGCGATCGTGGCCGATGTGGCCAACGACCCGCGATTCTACCGCAACATCAGCGAGTCGCTGGGCTATGTCACCAAATCCATCCTGTGCGTGCCCATGATGGCCAAGGGCCGTGTGATCGGCGTGATCGAGCTGCTGAACAAGCTGGATGGCCCGTTCACCGATGAGGACGAGCAGCGCCTGACCCGCATGGCCGCCTTCATTGGCGTGGCGATCGAGAACGCGCGGCTGTTCCGCCAGGTGATGGATGGCCGCGACCGCCTGCAGGCCATCCTCAACTCCACCGCCGACGGCATCGTGCTGACCACGCTGGATGACGAGATCCTGAGCGCCAACCCCATGGTGGCCGACCTGCTGGGCGTGCCCGAGGCCGAGCTGCTGGGCCGCAGCCTGGGCGCGCTGAAGGCCGAGCTGCGCGAGCGCGCCCACGAGACCACCACCCACACCTGGCAGAACGACGAGGGCGATGACCAGACCACCACCGAGTACGAGCTGGGCGGCGTGCGGCGGCGCTTCATCCGCCACTTCACCCTGCCGGTGCGCCACGATGACGGCAGCATCTACGCCCAGCTGGAGCTGTTCCGCGACGTGACGCAGGAGAAGGAGCTGGAGCAGCTGCGCGACGACTACACCGGCATGCTGGTGCACGACCTGCGCGCCCCGCTCACCTCGATCATGAATGGCATCATGATGGTCAGCCGCGGCCTGGGCGGCCCCGTGAGCGATCAGCAGCGCGAGCTGCTGGGCATCGCCCACCAGGGCAGCCAGACCATGCTGGGCCTGATCAACACCCTGCTCGACATCGCCAAGATGGAGGAGGGGCGCATGACGCTCGACCTTGAGCCGATCAGCCCCTACGCGCTGCTCGACCAGGCCGCCGAGCGCCTGAGCGTCTCGGCGCAGAGCCACAGCGTGGTGGTGGAGCAGCAGGTCTCGATCGGCATCCCTCCGATCGAGGCCGACCACGACAAGGTGGTGCGCGTGCTGCAGAACCTGCTCGATAACGCCCTCAAGTTCTCGCCGAATGGCAGCGTGGTGACGCTGGGCGCGCAGGTGATCGCCGACGGCCAGCCCAGCGACCCGATGCCGGTGCGTATCCCCCAGCCCGAGGGCAGGTGGCTGGTGCTGTGGGTGCAAGATCGCGGGCCGGGCATCCCCGCCGCCTTCCACGAGCGGATCTTCGAGAAGTTTGGCCAGGTGCGCGGGCGTAAGGTGCGCGGCACTGGCCTGGGCCTGACCTTCTGCAAGCTGGCGGTGGAGGCGCACCAGGGCCAGATCTGGCTGGAGAGCCGCGAGGGCGAGGGCAGCATCTTCGCCTTCGTGCTGCCCTACGCGCAGTCGTAG
- a CDS encoding glycoside hydrolase — protein sequence MHTPQNLNGTWQLMPVDLFRAGVYPADDAAWLEQELPAHWQQHPLLQRYAGKLVYRRRFALPPAAPGQRRWLRLGGVFYTAHVWLNGVALGQQQGYFAPHTYEITQAAQAENTLVVEVDCPDEHHKTGKRLITGVFSHWDCLDPLTNPGGIWRPVDVLASGDTRIAELLLDTQAVREDAAQVRFRATLDSATAGEARLRWTIAPKNFAGLVQTLVQEQPLAEGVREVQGSFHIRDPQLWWTHDMGHPSCYSIRLEVLRRGEVSDSYTATFGVRSFALKNWVAYLNGQRLFLKGCNYAPGDTRIATMDRERCEQDIRLARECHMNLLRIHAHVDTPALYEAADEAGLLLWQDFPLQWLYEREVLPEAERQARQMVRLLYNHPSVGIWCMHNEALAIAETSDESLLAKARLYSSTFGWNWNREVMDTRLKAVAEREDATRPVVRSSGEYAVPGVRDGTDTHFYFGWYDAYGPLEGWEPLIRRLPKNARFVSEFGAQSFPNAASCAHFMDADIAKVDWARLEQRHQFQPEIMARWLDWRSAQSLEELATITQRYQSEINRFYIDRLRLRKYRPTGGVVPFMFHDPNPAILWSVLDYWRVPKASYWALRLAFSPQYAFCIVAPGPHRLGQPLDLAIHVVNDARQPAPIHISARLTDSAGGLLFERTAELALPADCEARELERLRLTPERTGQHVLALAWECGGERCENRYELDVVAD from the coding sequence ATGCACACACCCCAGAACCTCAACGGCACCTGGCAGCTGATGCCAGTCGACCTGTTCCGCGCGGGCGTCTACCCCGCCGACGATGCGGCCTGGCTTGAGCAAGAGCTGCCCGCCCACTGGCAGCAGCACCCGCTGCTGCAGCGCTACGCGGGCAAGCTGGTCTACCGCAGGCGCTTCGCGCTGCCGCCCGCCGCGCCGGGCCAGCGCCGCTGGCTGCGCCTGGGCGGCGTGTTCTACACCGCCCACGTCTGGCTCAACGGCGTGGCGCTGGGCCAGCAGCAGGGCTACTTCGCCCCCCACACCTACGAGATCACCCAGGCGGCCCAGGCCGAGAACACCCTAGTGGTGGAGGTGGACTGCCCCGACGAGCACCACAAGACCGGCAAGCGCCTGATCACCGGCGTGTTCTCGCACTGGGATTGCCTCGACCCACTCACCAACCCCGGCGGCATCTGGCGGCCCGTGGACGTGCTGGCGAGCGGCGACACCCGCATCGCCGAGCTGCTGCTCGACACCCAGGCCGTGCGCGAGGACGCGGCCCAGGTGCGCTTCCGCGCCACGCTGGACAGCGCCACGGCTGGCGAGGCCCGCCTGCGCTGGACGATCGCGCCCAAGAACTTCGCGGGCCTGGTGCAGACCCTGGTGCAGGAGCAGCCGCTGGCCGAGGGAGTGCGCGAGGTGCAGGGCAGCTTTCACATCCGTGACCCCCAGCTATGGTGGACGCACGACATGGGCCACCCCAGCTGCTACAGCATCCGGCTTGAGGTGCTGCGACGCGGCGAGGTCTCGGACAGCTACACCGCCACCTTCGGCGTGCGCAGCTTCGCGCTGAAGAACTGGGTGGCCTACCTGAACGGCCAGCGCCTGTTCCTGAAGGGCTGCAACTACGCCCCCGGCGACACCCGCATCGCCACCATGGACCGCGAGCGCTGCGAGCAGGACATCCGCCTGGCCCGCGAGTGCCACATGAACCTGCTGCGCATCCACGCCCACGTGGACACGCCCGCGCTCTACGAGGCCGCCGACGAGGCAGGCCTGCTGCTCTGGCAGGATTTCCCGCTGCAGTGGCTCTACGAGCGCGAGGTGCTGCCCGAGGCCGAGCGCCAGGCCCGCCAGATGGTGCGCCTGCTCTACAACCATCCCTCCGTGGGCATCTGGTGCATGCACAACGAGGCGCTCGCCATCGCCGAGACTAGCGACGAGAGCCTGCTGGCCAAGGCGCGGCTCTACAGCTCGACCTTCGGCTGGAACTGGAACCGCGAGGTGATGGACACCCGCCTGAAGGCCGTGGCCGAGCGCGAGGATGCCACGCGGCCCGTGGTGCGCTCCTCGGGCGAGTACGCCGTGCCGGGCGTGCGCGACGGCACCGATACCCACTTCTACTTCGGTTGGTACGACGCCTACGGCCCGCTGGAGGGCTGGGAGCCGCTCATCCGCCGCCTGCCCAAGAACGCCCGCTTCGTCAGCGAGTTCGGCGCGCAGAGCTTCCCCAACGCCGCCAGCTGCGCCCACTTCATGGATGCCGATATCGCCAAGGTCGACTGGGCGCGCCTAGAGCAGCGCCACCAGTTCCAGCCCGAGATCATGGCCCGCTGGCTCGACTGGCGCAGCGCCCAGAGCCTAGAGGAGCTAGCCACGATCACCCAGCGCTACCAGAGCGAGATCAACCGCTTCTACATCGACCGCCTGCGCCTGCGCAAGTACCGCCCCACCGGCGGCGTGGTGCCCTTCATGTTCCACGACCCCAACCCGGCCATCCTCTGGTCGGTGCTGGACTACTGGCGCGTGCCCAAGGCCTCGTACTGGGCGCTGCGGCTGGCCTTCAGCCCGCAGTATGCCTTCTGCATCGTCGCGCCCGGGCCGCACCGCCTGGGCCAGCCGCTCGATCTGGCCATCCACGTGGTGAACGACGCCCGCCAGCCTGCGCCCATCCACATCTCGGCCCGCCTGACCGACAGCGCGGGCGGGCTGCTGTTCGAGCGCACCGCCGAGCTGGCGCTGCCCGCCGACTGCGAGGCCCGCGAGCTGGAGCGCCTGCGGCTGACCCCTGAGCGCACTGGCCAGCACGTGCTGGCCCTGGCCTGGGAGTGCGGCGGCGAGCGCTGCGAGAACCGCTACGAGCTGGATGTGGTGGCCGACTAA